The genome window CAGAAAATCTGGCCATATACCGACTTAGCTTTACATGATATGGGAACTGATTTAGCTGATGGTATGTTGGAATTTGATGCCTTTGGTCAGGAATGGCGGACTCCACCGCTATGGGGCATAGGATTGCAAGCCGACATTGTTGGCGAGCAAAGATTATTACACGATGGCCGCGCCCGTTCGGTTAGCGAAGCAATTTTATGGCATGGCGGTGAAGCTGAACAAAGCCGTCAGTATTTTATTCAACTTAATCAAGCAGAGCGCCAGGCATTAGTGCGTTTTGTAAATTCGATATAGGATATTCCATGACTGTTAAAATGAAAGTACTCAATGGTTTACTTGTTACTGCGTTATTAACTGCTTGTGGTGGTGGAGGCGGCTCGTCTGGCGGAACGAGTCCAACAACACCGACCACACCTACTACCCCAACAACACCTACAGCGACTATTGACAGTGAGTTTGCTGCCTGGCTGACAGACGTTAGTACCAATGTTATTGTGCCCGGTTATTTGGCTATGCAACAACAAGCAACAGAATTGGTGGATGCTAGCCAGACATTTTGCGCATTAACTTCACCGGCAAGCACAGATCTTTTATCGGTAAAAACTGCCTGGGCTGAATTCAACCAAAGCTGGCAAACGGTGCAATGGGTTAAGGTCGGTCCTATTATTGAAAACAGCCGATTATTCAGAGTACAGCTATGGCCAGATAATAACGGCGCTGTTGCCCGTAATCTCGGCAACCTATTGCTCGAGCCTGATGCATTAACGGCTGAACTGGTCGCCGGGCAGCCGGTAGGTGCCCAAGGGATCCCAGCGCTCGAACTATTGCTTTATTCAACCGGCGAGCAATCACTGCTAACTGCTGGCGATAAGGTAAAGCGTTGTCAGGCACTGACCGCCATCTCAGAAAACTTATTCAATATCTCAAGCGAGGTTTATCAGGGCTGGCTGAGTACAGGTGGCAACTACATTGAGCAAGTTTCATCAGGAACGGGTGATTTTACCGGTCATCAGGATGCGGTTGAAGAACTGGTGACTAACTGGCTCGAACAAATAGAAAAAGTCAAAGATGAAAAAGTTTTGAAACCGTTAGCTATCAGTGCGCCAGGGATTCCAGAAATTAGCGAATATGTTTTAAGTGAACAAGCATTGCCGAGTATTCAGGCTAACTTATTGTCATTTAAAGCGCTATTTAATGCTGGTAATGGTCATGGTTTTGACAATATTTTGACCGAGCATCTGGAACAGCAGGCGATAGCAACTAACATGCTGGCGGCACTTGATGATGCTATTGCTACTGCAAATAGCCTTGAAGGGGACTTTGCCGACTTACTCAATGAGCAGCAGGCTCGTGAGACCTTAACAGCGTTAGTACAGGACGTTCGTGAACTTCGTGATTTAGTGACCACTGAATTTGTTCAGGCAACGGATATCAATATCGGTTTTAACTCTAATGACGGTGATTGATTTAATCCTTTTAGTTAATTTTTAACGGAAATTTTTATTATGACACTTGTGAAAAAGTCGTTCTCAAGTTTAGCTCAAGCGCTTGTTTGGGCATTATCTGCATCTAGCACTATTGCGTTTGCCGACCAGCATGCTGACGGTAAATCTGCTGATGAAAAAACAGTAGATAAGCAGGTAGAAGTGATCAGCATTTTTGGACAGCGTAATCAGCTGGAAACTGCGACCGGTTCGGCGTTTATTGTTGATCAACAGGCGTTAGAGCAATTTGAATTTGATGATATTCACCGGGTTCTACAATCTGTGCCTGGGGTCTATTTACGTGAAGAAGATGGCTATGGTTTACGTCCAAACATAGGGTTACGCGGTGCCACGACCGAGCGCAGTAGCAAAGTGGCGTTAATGGAAGATGGAATATTGATCGCACCGGCACCTTATGCTGCGCCGGCGGCCTATTATTTTCCACTGATGTCACGAATGTCTCAGGTAGAAGTATTTAAAGGACCTTCTGCGATCAAATACGGACCAAATACGGTTGGTGGCGCAATTAATATGTTGTCGCGTCAGATTGTGTCTACAGCTGAACCTGCACAGGGGCAGCTCGATCTTGCCTATGGTGAAGATAACTATCAAAAAGCGCATGGTTATTACAGTGGTCATCATCAGGCAACGGATTTAGGTACTTTCGGTTATTTAGTCGAAGCGTTGACTATTAATTCAGATGGTTTTAAAGAGTTGGATACTGGCGGTAATACCGGCTTTCATAAGAATGAATTTTTAGCGAAAGTTAATTTTGCTCCGAAAAACAGCGATTATTACCAGTTATGGCAGTTTAAACTCGGCTATTCGGAAGAAGTGTCGCATGAAAGTTACCTTGGCCTTAGTGACGGGGATTT of Thalassotalea insulae contains these proteins:
- a CDS encoding imelysin family protein, with translation MTVKMKVLNGLLVTALLTACGGGGGSSGGTSPTTPTTPTTPTTPTATIDSEFAAWLTDVSTNVIVPGYLAMQQQATELVDASQTFCALTSPASTDLLSVKTAWAEFNQSWQTVQWVKVGPIIENSRLFRVQLWPDNNGAVARNLGNLLLEPDALTAELVAGQPVGAQGIPALELLLYSTGEQSLLTAGDKVKRCQALTAISENLFNISSEVYQGWLSTGGNYIEQVSSGTGDFTGHQDAVEELVTNWLEQIEKVKDEKVLKPLAISAPGIPEISEYVLSEQALPSIQANLLSFKALFNAGNGHGFDNILTEHLEQQAIATNMLAALDDAIATANSLEGDFADLLNEQQARETLTALVQDVRELRDLVTTEFVQATDINIGFNSNDGD